A genomic region of Eucalyptus grandis isolate ANBG69807.140 chromosome 5, ASM1654582v1, whole genome shotgun sequence contains the following coding sequences:
- the LOC120293639 gene encoding disease resistance protein RPM1-like, which translates to MADGRKADESVDLISGKFNGFRSAVKDLPAKEENDVDEVLMDLRRVVRNLDAMKPYSESLETRRQKLDEELNQLSNEISQSFDSYTTGLQIQQLHSEGSSALRQFLEDTSSQVKEKCSKFCYLLDACKKEKPDTSSEAVDISRKDYELDAHENEGEASSLNIDDKASLERDCLVGFDGQKDELIQLLLEDSGTRDVWVTGRRGSGKTALVRNVCEDGRVREHFGTIAWISAPQIYNPELNPREILLQLLLESKATVPDYLSALTMDIDMLEAEVINLLQKARYLIVVDNFVDQPTLEAFIQVRDRVGEAGRTIFIARSTYLDGHKSLTYQMKGLSEEKSWLLFCLKTFPEGSVPNPFMQFREHIFQAFKGLPEAIILSGHLLCNQTERNDESGLMSSSFILHELDLIQQVLRFIDDYNELGSCLLYLSIFLRIA; encoded by the coding sequence ATGGCGGACGGACGAAAAGCGGATGAAAGCGTGGACTTAATATCTGGTAAGTTCAACGGCTTTCGTTCAGCAGTGAAAGACCTCCCCGCTAAAGAAGAGAACGACGTTGATGAGGTACTGATGGACCTGAGGCGGGTTGTGAGGAATCTGGACGCAATGAAACCGTATAGCGAAAGCCTCGAAACCAGAAGGCAAAAGTTGGACGAAGAGTTGAACCAGCTTAGCAATGAGATTTCGCAGAGCTTTGACAGCTACACGACTGGCCTTCAAATCCAACAACTTCATTCGGAGGGTTCCTCCGCTCTCCGCCAGTTTTTGGAGGACACTTCATCCCAAGTCAAGGAGAAATGCAGCAAATTTTGCTATCTCCTTGATGCCTGTAAGAAAGAAAAGCCGGACACTTCATCCGAAGCTGTGGACATATCCCGGAAAGATTACGAACTCGATGCCCATGAAAACGAAGGAGAAGCATCTTCTCTCAATATTGATGACAAAGCATCGTTAGAAAGAGATTGTCTGGTCGGATTCGATGGTCAGAAGGATGAGCTAATCCAGTTGCTTCTGGAGGACTCCGGAACGAGGGACGTGTGGGTAACTGGAAGGCGAGGATCAGGCAAGACTGCGTTGGTCAGGAACGTGTGTGAAGATGGTCGAGTGAGGGAGCATTTTGGTACTATTGCCTGGATTAGCGCTCCACAGATATATAATCCTGAGTTGAACCCCCGAGAAATACTTCTGCAACTTCTCTTAGAGAGCAAGGCTACGGTCCCCGATTACTTGAGTGCCCTTACCATGGATATTGATATGTTGGAGGCCGAAGTAATCAACTTACTGCAAAAGGCAAGGTACCTCATTGTGGTCGATAACTTTGTCGATCAGCCAACTTTGGAGGCTTTCATACAAGTCAGGGATAGGGTAGGTGAGGCAGGCCGAACGATCTTCATAGCTAGGTCCACCTACCTGGATGGCCATAAATCCCTAACTTACCAAATGAAAGGTCTATCTGAAGAAAAATCATGGCTACTCTTCTGTTTGAAAACATTCCCAGAAGGGAGTGTCCCTAATCCATTCATGCAATTTCGCGAACACATTTTTCAGGCGTTCAAGGGACTGCCTGAAGCAATCATTTTGTCCGGACACCTCCTGTGCAACCAGACAGAAAGAAATGATGAATCGGGGTTGATGTCTTCCTCATTTATCCTTCATGAGCTTGACCTTATCCAACAAGTATTAAGGTTCATTGATGATTACAACGAGCTCGGATCCTGCCTTTTGTACTTGAGCATTTTCCTGAGAATAGCCTGA
- the LOC104446236 gene encoding disease resistance RPP8-like protein 3: MRVSRLWTAEGFLNLERAEDFLQDLLDKKWIQPVETRSDGGLSTFQVDNLVREIIVSLSDHRNLLRVTSKGSTNWPEGIRYLSVQGTVRDLNEEKLSQLRSLFMFNIPSSTDKTTMYEASTSESSENQLFPFNVKLLQVLDLTGTPLQIARDALFESTLLRYFRDTSIEVIPSSIKRLAHLEFLDLKRSLVTELPEEVGGLERIRHILIYHHENDPLMESYNLIGFKASCSIKGLRRLEKLCFVEADNSILKDLGTLTKLTRLGITKLRKEDGEKLCTSLKELKELKSLNLHAFDADEILDLHYLSSPPVSLKRLYLHGRLDKLPNWISSLCHLTKIVLRWSHLEGATQQKTESQMEAAAQRKKDSHTQQEKESHTQQEKESHPEAATQEEDLLATLGKLPKLAELELRRAYHGRQLDFKDGQFPKLKILLLDELGRLRSMSLEKGTMPCLEDLTISRCQWLERIPSGIEHIIPTLQALEFFDMSREFYKMVPDDYRNSKDKLKVYFTQWRPGQWKTIPLGIDECDECFADEL, encoded by the coding sequence ATGAGAGTTTCCCGTTTATGGACTGCAGAAGGATTTCTCAATCTAGAAAGAGCAGAGGATTTTCTCCAAGACCTTCTTGATAAAAAGTGGATCCAGCCAGTGGAAACAAGAAGTGATGGAGGGCTCTCCACATTCCAAGTGGATAATCTTGTGCGAGAGATTATTGTTTCCTTGTCCGATCATCGCAACCTGTTGAGGGTAACTAGTAAGGGCAGCACCAACTGGCCTGAAGGGATAAGATACCTATCTGTCCAGGGAACAGTCAGAGAtttgaatgaagagaaactCTCTCAACTTCGTTCATTATTCATGTTCAATATTCCCTCTAGTACGGATAAGACAACAATGTACGAAGCTTCAACATCAGAGAGTTCTGAGAATCAATTGTTTCCATTCAATGTTAAGCTTCTGCAGGTGTTGGATCTGACAGGTACACCTCTGCAGATTGCTCGAGATGCATTGTTTGAGTCAACCCTTCTGAGGTACTTCAGGGATACCTCAATCGAAGTAATCCCAAGCTCCATTAAAAGACTCGCTCATCTAGAATTTTTGGATCTTAAACGTAGCTTGGTCACTGAATTGCCAGAGGAGGTTGGAGGACTTGAAAGAATTCGTCACATCCTCATTTATCATCATGAGAACGACCCTCTGATGGAGAGTTACAACTTAATTGGCTTCAAGGCATCATGCAGTATCAAAGGGCTCAGGAGACTAGAAAAGCTCTGTTTTGTGGAAGCAGACAATAGCATATTGAAAGATCTTGGGACTCTGACAAAATTAACGCGGTTGGGAATCACCAAGTTGAGAAAAGAAGATGGCGAGAAGTTGTGCACTTCCCTTAAGGAGTTAAAGGAGCTAAAGTCCCTCAATCTACATGCGTTTGACGCAGATGAGATACTTGATCTCCATTATCTATCTTCACCTCCTGTGTCTCTTAAACGTCTCTACTTGCATGGCCGCCTGGATAAGTTGCCGAATTGGATATCATCCCTTTGTCATTTGACAAAGATCGTATTAAGATGGAGTCATCTGGAGGGAGCAACCCAGCAGAAGACAGAGAGTCAAATGGAGGCAGCAGCCCAGCGAAAGAAAGACAGTCATACTCAGCAGGAGAAAGAAAGTCATACTCAGCAGGAGAAAGAGAGTCATCCGGAGGCAGCAACGCAGGAGGAAGATCTCCTCGCAACACTCGGAAAATTGCCGAAACTAGCAGAGTTGGAACTGCGTCGGGCCTACCATGGAAGACAATTGGATTTCAAGGATGGGCAGTTTCCGAAGCTCAAGATTTTACTGCTTGATGAATTAGGGAGGCTTAGATCAATGAGTTTGGAGAAGGGAACAATGCCGTGTCTTGAAGATCTGACCATCAGCCGTTGTCAATGGTTGGAAAGGATACCCTCTGGCATCGAACACATCATTCCCACACTCCAAGCGCTCGAGTTTTTTGACATGTCTCGTGAATTCTACAAGATGGTACCAGATGATTATCGAAATTCAAAGGACAAACTAAAAGTCTATTTTACACAATGGAGGCCCGGCCAATGGAAAACCATTCCTTTGGGTATAGACGAGTGTGATGAATGCTTCGCTGATGAACTCTGA